Proteins encoded together in one Cuculus canorus isolate bCucCan1 chromosome W, bCucCan1.pri, whole genome shotgun sequence window:
- the LOC128850302 gene encoding transitional endoplasmic reticulum ATPase yields MASGSDSKADDLSTAILKQKNRPNRLIVDEAINEDNSVVSLSQAKMDELQLFRGDTVLLKGKKRREAVCIVLSDDTCSDEKIRMNRVVRNNLRVRLGDVISIQPCPDVKYGKRIHVLPIDDTVEGITGNLFEVYLKPYFLEAYRPIRKGDIFLVRGGMRAVEFKVVETDPSPYCIVAPDTVIHCEGEPIKREDEEESLNEVGYDDIGGCRKQLAQIKEMVELPLRHPALFKAIGVKPPRGILLYGPPGTGKTLIARAVANETGAFFFLINGPEIMSKLAGESESNLRKAFEEAEKNAPAIIFIDELDAIAPKREKTHGEVERRIVSQLLTLMDGLKQRAHVIVMAATNRPNSIDPALRRFGRFDREVDIGIPDATGRLEILQIHTKNMKLADDVDLEQVANETHGHVGADLAALCSEAALQAIRKKMDLIDLEDETIDAEVMNSLAVTMDDFRWALSQSNPSALRETVVEVPQVTWEDIGGLEDVKRELQELVQYPVEHPDKFLKFGMTPSKGVLFYGPPGCGKTLLAKAIANECQANFISIKGPELLTMWFGESEANVREIFDKARQAAPCVLFFDELDSIAKARGGNIGDGGGAADRVINQILTEMDGMSTKKNVFIIGATNRPDIIDPAILRPGRLDQLIYIPLPDEKSRVAILKANLRKSPVAKDVDLDFLAKMTNGFSGADLTEICQRACKLAIRESIESEIRRERERQTNPSAMEVEEDDPVPEIRRDHFEEAMRFARRSVSDNDIRKYEMFAQTLQQSRGFGSFRFPSGNQGGAGPSQGTGGGSGGNVYSEDNDDDLYG; encoded by the exons GCAAAAATGGATGAATTGCAGCTGTTCAGAGGAGACACTGTTCTactaaaaggaaagaagaggagagaagcagTCTGCATTGTTCTGTCAGATGATACCTGCTCAGATGAGAAGATTCGCATGAATAGGGTTGTTCGCAACAACCTGAGAGTCCGCCTGGGTGACGTCATCAG cATCCAACCTTGCCCAGATGTGAAATATGGCAAACGTATCCATGTGCTACCAATTGATGACACGGTAGAAGGGATCACAGGGAATCTGTTTGAGGTCTATCTCAAGCCGTACTTCCTGGAAGCATACAGACCTATCAGGAAAG GTGACATCTTCTTGGTGCGTGGAGGGATGCGTGCAGTGGAGTTCAAAGTGGTGGAGACAGATCCAAGTCCTTACTGCATAGTGGCTCCAGACACAGTGATCCATTGTGAAGGAGAGCCCATCAAACGAGAG GATGAAGAAGAGTCACTGAATGAAGTGGGCTATGATGACATTGGTGGCTGCCGGAAGCAGCTGGCTCAAATCAAAGAGATGGTGGAACTTCCCCTCCGACACCCTGCACTTTTCAAGGCCATAGGGGTGAAG CCTCCTCGTGGGATCCTGCTGTATGGTCCTCCTGGCACTGGTAAAACATTAATTGCCCGAGCAGTGGCAAATGAAACAGgagctttcttcttcctgatcAATG GTCCTGAGATCATGAGCAAGCTGGCTGGTGAGTCTGAGAGCAACCTAAGGAAAGCCtttgaagaagcagagaagaatgCTCCTGCCATCATCTTCATTGATGAACTGGATGCCATTGCTCCTAAGAGAGAGAAG ACACATGGAGAGGTAGAACGTCGCATAGTGTCTCAGCTGTTGACTCTTATGGATGGACTGAAACAGAGAGCACATGTGATCGTTATGGCAGCTACCAACAGACCTAACAGCATTGACCCAGCGCTCAGGCGATTTG GTCGTTTTGACAGAGAGGTAGATATTGGTATCCCAGATGCCACTGGACGCCTGGAGATCCTGCAGATCCACacaaaaaatatgaaactgGCTGATGATGTGGATCTTGAACAG GTGGCAAATGAGACCCATGGCCATGTTGGTGCTGACTTGGCTGCTCTTTGCTCAGAAGCTGCTCTTCAGGCTATCAGAAAGAAGATGGATCTCATAGACCTAGAAGATGAAACCATTGATGCTGAAGTGATGAACTCACTGGCTGTGACCATGGATGACTTCAGG TGGGCTCTGAGCCAGAGCAACCCTTCTGCTCTTCGGGAGACTGTGGTGGAGGTGCCACAAGTTACCTGGGAAGATATTGGTGGTCTAGAAGATGTAAAGAGAGAACTCCAGGAACTTGTACAA TATCCTGTGGAGCACCCAGACAAGTTCCTCAAATTTGGCATGACCCCATCAAAAGGGGTTCTGTTCTATGGGCCACCTGGTTGTGGTAAGACACTGCTGGCCAAAGCCATTGCCAATGAATGCCAGGCAAACTTCATTTCCATCAAGGGGCCAGAATTGCTCACCATGTGGTTTGGCGAGTCTGAAGCTAATGTGCGTGAGATCTTCGACAAG GCCCGCCAAGCAGCTCCTTGTGTGCTCTTCTTTGATGAGCTGGACTCCATTGCAAAGGCCCGAGGTGGGAATATCGGCgatggtggtggtgctgcagaCCGTGTCATCAACCAGATCCTGACAGAGATGGACGGCATGTCCACCAAGAAAAACGTCTTCATCATCGGTGCCACTAACAGGCCAGACATCATTGACCCAGCCATCTTGCGCCCTGGCCGCCTGGATCAGCTCATCTACATCCCACTGCCTGACGAGAAGTCCCGGGTTGCTATTCTTAAGGCCAACCTGAGGAAATCACCAGTTGCCAAG gaTGTTGACCTGGATTTCCTAGCGAAGATGACAAATGGCTTTTCGGGGGCTGACCTGACAGAAATTTGCCAGCGTGCCTGCAAACTGGCCATCCGTGAGTCCATTGAGAGTGAGATCAGGCGAGAACGCGAGAGGCAGaccaacccttctgccatg GAAGTGGAGGAGGATGACCCAGTTCCCGAGATACGCAGGGATCACTTCGAAGAGGCCATGCGCTTTGCTCGACGCTCTGTCAGTGACAATGACATCAGGAAATACGAGATGTTTGCACAGACTCTACAGCAGAGCCGTGGCTTTGGCAGCTTCAG GTTCCCGTCGGGTAACCAGGGTGGTGCTGGTCCGAGCCAAGGCACAGGAGGTGGCAGCGGGGGCAACGTGTACAGTGAAGACAATGATGATGATCTCTACGGTTAA